GTAGCCGCTAGTCAGGCCTTATGATCTACTGtaaataaagacatttaaaCACTTGAAACAAATTATGGCCCCGCAGCTGCTAGTCAGGCCTTGTGATCTATTCTaaataaagatttttaaaaacttaaacaAATTATGGCCCCGCAGCTGCTAGTCAGGCCTTGTGATCTATTGtaaataaagacatttaaaCACTTGGAACAAATTATGGCCCCGCAGCCGCTAGTCAGGCCTTGTGATCTATTGtaaataaagacatttaaacacttgaaacaaattgtgGCCCCGCAGCTGCTAGTCAAGCCTTGTGATCTATTCTaaataaagatttttaaaaacttaaactAATTATGGCCCCGCAGCTGCTAGTCGGGCCTTGTGATCTATTGtaaataaagacatttaaaCACTTGGAACAAATTATGGCCCCGCAGCCGCTAGTCAGGCCTTGTGATCTATTGtaaataaagacatttaaaCACTTGGAACAAATTATGGCCCCGCAGCCGCTAGTCAGGCCTTGTGATCTATTGTAAATAAAGACTTTTAAAaacttgaaacaaattatgGCCCCGCAGCCGCTAGTCAGGCCTTGTGATCTATTGTAAATAAAGACTTTTAAAaacttgaaacaaattatgGCCCCCCCAGCCGCTAGTCAGGCCTTGTGATCTATTGTAAATAAAGACTTTTAAAAACTTGAAACAAATTAAGGCCCCGCAGCCGCTAGTCAGGCCTTGTGATCTATTGTAAATAAAGACACTGAAAAACTTTGAGCAAAATAAGGCCCTGAGGCGCTAGTCGAATGTTGTTGTCCATtcttaaattaaaacatttaaaaacttGAAACATTTATGGCCAAGCAGTTGGTAGGCTGAATTTGTGATCTATTGtaaataaagacatttaaaaactatatattttaAAGACTTTGAACAGGTATGGCCGCATAGCAGCTAGTCAGGCTTTGGAATTTATTCATAATGAAGAGATTTTGGGAGTGAAACATTATTAGGCAGTAGCATTGTTATGGGGTTTTAATTTAACAAAgacatattaaaattttgtacAAAAAAATGGCGCTGCAGGCACAAGTCAGCTCCtgttatttaattttgataaagaCATGCATGTAAAAACGCTAAATGAAACATAGTCTTGCAGCATCTAACTGGGTTATGTTACTAGTATCTAATTTCAATGTCATGGAAACATTCAAAaacttaaatttcaaaatatagcttTCACAGCTGCTAGTTAGGCATTGTTGTGCAATTTtagcaaaacattaaaattcagTCAGTGCTACTTTCAGACCCGGACGTTGTTTGTGCAGGTTTGGCAGCTGTACTAGTTTTAGTTGAATGGTGCAGTTTTAAGACACGATTTGAGTCGGAGACAACATCAATTTTTACTGTGTCGAGCAACAGGAGTAGGTCCTCGACTTCTTCGGCGGTGATTTTGGTGTTGAAGTAAGAGCGTAGAACTCCGTCTGGGACACTTAAAGTTCTAGGCTGCCCAGATGTTTCTTCTTTTCCGAAGATTTCACATTTTATGAGTGAAGGTAAGTTTTTGGCTCTCTGGCGGTGATTGCACATGGTGCATTTCACTGTTAGTAGATCAGAATTGAATGTAGGAAGTGGTTTTTTGCAAAATCCACAAATGAAGCTTTCGCTGCAGGCTACAGAGGACAAGAGTAACCAGATTGTTTCTGTAATGCTACCTAGTGGCTGATTGCTTTCTGAAACTTTTGCAAGGTCTTTTATAGGCATGATGATAGTGTCCGGGGATATTGATAGAGTCTTTGTGTTCCCATAGGTTCTTATTGTTGCATTTGTGAATTTGTAGGAACTgctttcttttattttgtttatgtctTTTTCCCAACACGACACTTGAATTGCTGCTGTCGAGTCTGCAACTGTAAGTGTGGAAAGTAGGAGTTGCTTTCCTTTTGCCATGACTGTTTCTTCTGGACCTTTCTGTAATATTTTCACTTCAACAGTGACCTGTGAAAGAAGAATTAGATTTAGAATTAGTTGAGTACAACATGCAAGctataggtaaaatatatagatatatggtcTTATGAAAACAGTTTTTCACACAAGCTGCTGTGGTTAAGTAGACTAGCCAATTTTAGAATTTTGAAGCTtggtaatatttactgtatatctcTGGTTAAAATTGGCACCCCTGGGTAAGCTGCAAGGTTGTTTTAGGCGTTTTCTGATTTTATGCACAAAtaagttacattatatattactgtaaagGCCAAAACCTCATgcttacttttttttttgtatacatgtataatttcaACTTCGATCATCATTGCAAAGACTCAAGTTTGAATAggttatatcaaaataatttaccAGTTGTTATAGACTggaagacaccaaaacaataTCATCAGTGAAACAAATTCTACAATGCTTGACTTGAGTTATAGCATAGCTTCTACATAGATCTCTTTACACAAAGTCTCGGGCAAATATTGATACCAATCATGGAAGGTACATATAAATATAGTTAGCTTCCAGTATGCAATTGTAAAAACGGGTATAATTTTTTATAAGTTCACAGAGTTGTAATAGGGATTTTGAAGACCTTACAACTCACTATTCTGGTTTGGGTATCTCCTTGTTAAGCTCTCACATAGCTTGAAACAAAGTTTGGTCACAGACACTAATGTAAAACTAGTGGACCTCTGTACACTTGCCGGATACTGTTTCAATTGAGCTATGCTAGCTATTAACCTGGTTCATTATCGTTGCTGAATAATCTATGATTAGTTTTTCCTATTAATGActgtatttaaaatttatatttggGATTTTTCATATATACCATtcttttgaaaaagaaaaagcaaTAGGAAACAATTGTAACCTAGAACAAACATGATCAGCAATGATTTTGAAGGGGTTTTCAACACTGCTGTTTCAACGGTTTCTCAAGAAAGACATCAAAACATTGGTCTACAACTGTCTACAGCAGTAAGAGCCCTTAAATAAGATACATGACCTCATATTTCAAAAGCATGACTTTATAAGAATTGGCTCCAATTTTCCTTAAATTATTTCTACATTAGTCCTATGATAGTTACAAATGATGACTATGGTCTCACCCTTTGATATTCCTTAATGTTTTCAATGATGAATGCTACGGTTTGTACTGCAGCTGATGGTCGTGGCTCAAAGCGGAAGTTTAACTTCCTAACAGGTGTTGTGATATTTGTCCTGCTATTGAGCTTGATATCAAACGACCCTGCTTTTCTCATGCTGGGAACTCTGGTAACATTTTG
This genomic stretch from Pecten maximus chromosome 13, xPecMax1.1, whole genome shotgun sequence harbors:
- the LOC117341364 gene encoding uncharacterized protein LOC117341364, with product MTINSCEYCIRVCIPRLKTDHLLVKQLLQINKTEHIKLIFFYISSVSRSPVMLQNVTRVPSMRKAGSFDIKLNSRTNITTPVRKLNFRFEPRPSAAVQTVAFIIENIKEYQRVRPYLPRGANFNQRYTVTVEVKILQKGPEETVMAKGKQLLLSTLTVADSTAAIQVSCWEKDINKIKESSSYKFTNATIRTYGNTKTLSISPDTIIMPIKDLAKVSESNQPLGSITETIWLLLSSVACSESFICGFCKKPLPTFNSDLLTVKCTMCNHRQRAKNLPSLIKCEIFGKEETSGQPRTLSVPDGVLRSYFNTKITAEEVEDLLLLLDTVKIDVVSDSNRVLKLHHSTKTSTAAKPAQTTSGSESSTD